The following are encoded in a window of Pseudomonas graminis genomic DNA:
- a CDS encoding ABC transporter ATP-binding protein, which produces MTELSLSGVEKAYGEIKVLHDIHLSIESREFVVFVGPSGCGKSTLLRCIAGLESITQGQIRIGARDVTYLEPADRGVAMVFQSYALYPHMSVYDNIAFGLKMQKTPKDQIEAKVRNAARILQLEPLLDRKPKALSGGQRQRVAIGRAIVHEPEVFLFDEPLSNLDASLRVQMRIEIAKLHADLQATMVYVTHDQVEAMTLADKIVVLNKGCIEQVGSPLELYHHPRNRFVAGFIGSPQMSFLPVKAVAISTEAVQVSLPGGELLWVPVTGEQVKAGDALTLGLRPEHLSDRGEGDAQIPVKTLVVEHLGGETFTHAQTDEGHDLMVKGEGMSAVKAGQLLRVGVQGHRCHLFDEQGQALAHRQHYTEANVSDGQVPASAIQAG; this is translated from the coding sequence TTGACTGAACTCAGTTTGAGTGGCGTCGAGAAGGCCTATGGCGAGATCAAGGTCTTGCATGACATCCACCTGAGTATCGAGAGCCGCGAGTTCGTGGTGTTCGTCGGGCCTTCGGGGTGCGGCAAGTCAACCCTGCTGCGCTGTATCGCGGGCCTGGAGAGCATCACCCAGGGCCAGATTCGCATCGGCGCTCGCGATGTGACCTACCTGGAGCCGGCCGATCGCGGCGTGGCCATGGTGTTCCAGTCCTACGCGCTGTACCCGCACATGTCGGTCTACGACAACATCGCCTTCGGGCTGAAGATGCAAAAGACCCCCAAGGACCAGATCGAAGCCAAGGTGCGCAACGCCGCACGCATCCTGCAGCTCGAACCGCTGCTCGACCGCAAGCCCAAGGCATTGTCCGGCGGACAGCGTCAGCGCGTCGCCATCGGCCGGGCCATCGTTCATGAGCCGGAAGTCTTTCTGTTCGACGAACCCCTTTCCAACCTTGATGCCTCCCTGCGCGTGCAGATGCGTATCGAGATCGCCAAGCTTCATGCCGACCTCCAGGCAACCATGGTTTACGTCACCCATGACCAGGTCGAAGCCATGACCCTGGCCGACAAAATCGTCGTGCTCAACAAGGGTTGCATCGAACAAGTGGGTTCGCCGCTGGAGCTCTATCACCATCCGCGCAACCGTTTCGTTGCCGGCTTCATCGGCTCGCCGCAGATGAGTTTTCTACCGGTCAAAGCGGTCGCCATCAGCACCGAAGCCGTTCAGGTCAGCCTGCCGGGTGGCGAGCTGTTGTGGGTTCCGGTGACGGGCGAGCAGGTGAAAGCGGGCGACGCGTTGACCCTGGGCCTGCGGCCCGAGCATCTGTCGGATCGGGGCGAGGGCGATGCGCAGATTCCGGTAAAAACCCTGGTGGTCGAGCATTTGGGCGGGGAGACGTTTACCCACGCACAGACGGACGAGGGCCATGATCTGATGGTCAAAGGCGAGGGCATGTCGGCGGTCAAGGCGGGGCAATTGCTGCGCGTCGGTGTGCAGGGCCACCGTTGCCATCTGTTCGATGAACAGGGTCAGGCGCTGGCGCACCGGCAACATTACACCGAGGCGAACGTGAGTGACGGGCAGGTTCCGGCGTCGGCGATCCAAGCGGGGTAA
- a CDS encoding dienelactone hydrolase family protein, translated as MTQASTQATGKTITFKRPDGKELSGYLASPAKTEGAPAVVVIQEWWGLNDQIRGVADRLAASGYLALVPDLYRGEMTVEEEEAHHLMDKLDFADAANQDIRGAVQYLKGHSQKVGVTGFCMGGALTLLALNFIPELSAGVAFYGMPPLEFLDPAAIKVPVMAHWGTQDEFFPADGVDQLEAKLSEGGVDIEFHRYLAHHAFANEEAVGPGRIPGTQYDPVWAQLAMDRTLTFFGRTLWA; from the coding sequence ATGACTCAAGCATCGACACAAGCAACGGGCAAGACCATCACGTTCAAACGCCCGGACGGCAAAGAACTGAGTGGCTACCTGGCCAGCCCGGCCAAGACCGAAGGCGCACCGGCCGTGGTGGTGATTCAGGAATGGTGGGGCCTGAACGATCAGATCCGTGGCGTGGCTGATCGGCTGGCGGCGTCCGGGTACCTGGCGCTGGTGCCTGATCTTTATCGCGGCGAAATGACGGTCGAGGAAGAAGAAGCCCACCATTTGATGGACAAACTCGACTTCGCCGATGCCGCCAACCAGGACATCCGCGGCGCCGTGCAGTACCTCAAGGGCCACAGCCAGAAAGTCGGTGTCACCGGCTTTTGCATGGGCGGCGCACTGACCCTGCTGGCGCTGAACTTCATCCCCGAGCTGTCCGCCGGTGTGGCCTTCTACGGCATGCCGCCGCTGGAATTCCTCGACCCTGCCGCGATCAAGGTGCCGGTGATGGCGCACTGGGGCACCCAGGATGAATTCTTCCCGGCGGACGGCGTCGATCAGCTCGAAGCCAAGCTCAGCGAAGGCGGCGTTGACATCGAATTCCATCGCTACCTGGCGCACCACGCCTTTGCCAACGAAGAAGCCGTCGGCCCTGGCCGGATTCCGGGCACGCAATACGACCCGGTCTGGGCGCAACTGGCCATGGACCGCACGCTGACCTTCTTCGGCCGCACCTTGTGGGCCTGA
- a CDS encoding SDR family oxidoreductase: MAHHDFAGKRILVTGAGKGIGRETVQWLERCGAEVIAMGRNPKDLAYCAHSAVADLADVDATRAAVASVLPIDLLVNCAGVVELESFLDTSVETFDHLMAVNTRAPMVVAQIVARDLIARGVPGAFVNVSSLAAAVGTRDHLAYCASKAALDAMTRVMAVELGPYGIRVNSVNPVVTLTPMADKAWSDPVKAGAMLSRIPLGRFVQPGEIAATIAFLLSEDAGMINGVTLTVDGGFSAG; the protein is encoded by the coding sequence ATGGCCCATCATGACTTTGCCGGCAAGCGGATTCTGGTCACCGGCGCAGGCAAGGGCATTGGCCGGGAAACCGTGCAGTGGCTGGAGCGCTGCGGTGCAGAGGTGATCGCCATGGGGCGCAATCCGAAGGATCTGGCCTATTGCGCACACTCGGCGGTGGCGGACCTGGCCGACGTCGACGCCACCCGCGCGGCCGTGGCCTCGGTGCTGCCCATCGACCTGTTGGTTAACTGCGCGGGGGTGGTCGAGCTGGAATCATTTCTCGACACGTCGGTCGAGACCTTCGATCACTTGATGGCGGTCAACACCCGGGCGCCCATGGTCGTTGCGCAAATTGTCGCCCGCGACCTGATCGCTCGCGGCGTACCGGGCGCCTTCGTCAACGTCTCAAGCCTCGCCGCTGCGGTGGGCACCCGGGATCATCTGGCGTACTGCGCGTCGAAAGCCGCGCTGGATGCCATGACCCGGGTCATGGCCGTTGAGCTTGGCCCCTACGGCATTCGGGTCAACAGTGTGAATCCGGTGGTGACACTGACGCCGATGGCAGACAAGGCCTGGAGCGACCCGGTCAAGGCCGGCGCGATGCTGTCGCGGATTCCCCTGGGCCGCTTCGTTCAGCCCGGGGAAATCGCCGCGACCATCGCCTTTTTACTCAGCGAAGACGCCGGCATGATCAACGGCGTGACCCTGACCGTGGACGGCGGTTTCAGCGCGGGTTGA
- a CDS encoding sugar-binding transcriptional regulator yields the protein MQNLYPDTPFTTEPVNAEDQLNIRIAWSYYVNSMTQQQIADRLGITRVRVNKALATCRETGVVQIRITSPLAACIELEERLQNRFGLRRVTVVPSPDDPSTIFRVLGVGIAPSIEEYLTDGSIVAVGWGRTLRQAVRELSARALPNLTVLSLLGGLHYGSANNTVEIASSFAGLFGGSWYYLAAPVFAPSEQYRDMYLEEASVQAVLGKARQADLALLTVGDLSERSLMLELGLVNGEDARSLRAAGAVGDLLGRWLDRDGIEVDHPLNRRAVSLDLEDLRRIKKVVLVSGGPYKADIIRGVLLRNFVHELVIDESAARQLLDQDK from the coding sequence GTGCAAAACCTTTACCCGGACACCCCCTTCACCACCGAACCGGTGAACGCCGAGGATCAGCTCAATATCCGCATCGCCTGGTCCTATTACGTCAACAGCATGACCCAGCAGCAGATCGCCGACCGGCTGGGCATCACCCGCGTTCGGGTCAACAAGGCCCTGGCGACCTGCCGCGAAACCGGCGTGGTGCAGATTCGCATCACCTCGCCGCTGGCGGCCTGCATCGAACTCGAAGAGCGTCTGCAGAATCGCTTCGGCCTGCGTCGCGTCACCGTCGTGCCATCACCCGACGATCCGTCGACCATCTTCCGCGTGCTGGGCGTCGGCATTGCGCCGAGCATCGAGGAATACCTCACCGACGGCAGCATCGTCGCCGTGGGTTGGGGCCGCACCCTGCGCCAGGCCGTGCGCGAACTGTCCGCGCGGGCGCTGCCAAACCTGACCGTGCTGTCGCTGCTCGGCGGCCTGCATTACGGCTCGGCCAACAACACGGTGGAAATCGCCTCGAGTTTTGCCGGGCTGTTCGGCGGCTCCTGGTACTACCTCGCCGCGCCGGTGTTCGCACCTTCAGAGCAATACCGCGACATGTACCTCGAAGAAGCCTCGGTGCAAGCCGTGCTCGGCAAGGCGCGGCAGGCCGACCTGGCCTTGCTCACCGTCGGTGATTTGAGCGAGCGCTCACTGATGCTGGAACTGGGGCTGGTCAACGGTGAGGACGCGCGCTCGCTGCGTGCCGCCGGTGCCGTCGGTGACCTGCTCGGCCGCTGGCTGGACCGCGACGGCATCGAAGTCGATCACCCGCTGAACCGTCGCGCCGTATCCCTGGACCTCGAAGACCTGCGGCGGATCAAGAAGGTCGTGCTGGTCTCCGGCGGGCCGTACAAGGCCGACATCATTCGCGGGGTGCTGCTGCGCAATTTCGTCCACGAGCTGGTCATCGACGAAAGCGCGGCCCGGCAACTGCTCGATCAGGACAAATAA
- a CDS encoding carbohydrate ABC transporter permease translates to MATVATAQNPATPALARPRKRVNAWHLVGLLAIFLFAVFPFYWMVATSLKTQAEALASPPIWAFTPHLDNYVKVLFERDVLHSLGNSLIVAVCTTVLAVGLGTPAAYALARFEFKGKEDLWFWFITNRMLSPIVVALPIFLMARNMGLIDTHLVLILIYLTFNLPIVVWICTDQFRGVPKDLDEAARLSGASRFTIFWRIALPLAMPGVAVSAIFSFIFSWNELLYALVLTRNTARTAPVTATSFMSGYDLPWGEIMATGTLIVFPVIIFALMVSRHLVQGLTMGAVK, encoded by the coding sequence ATGGCCACCGTTGCGACTGCACAAAACCCGGCCACCCCCGCCCTCGCTCGCCCACGCAAAAGGGTCAATGCCTGGCATCTGGTCGGCCTGCTGGCGATCTTCCTGTTCGCGGTGTTTCCGTTCTACTGGATGGTCGCCACCAGCCTCAAGACCCAGGCCGAAGCCCTCGCCTCGCCGCCGATCTGGGCGTTCACGCCGCACCTGGATAACTACGTAAAGGTGCTGTTCGAGCGCGACGTGCTGCACAGCCTTGGCAACTCGCTGATCGTCGCGGTCTGCACCACGGTGCTCGCTGTCGGCCTCGGCACACCGGCGGCCTACGCGCTGGCGCGGTTCGAATTCAAGGGCAAGGAAGACCTGTGGTTCTGGTTCATCACCAACCGCATGCTCAGTCCGATTGTCGTGGCGCTACCGATTTTTCTGATGGCGCGCAACATGGGCCTGATCGACACCCATCTGGTGCTGATCCTGATCTACCTGACCTTCAACCTGCCCATCGTCGTGTGGATCTGCACCGACCAGTTTCGCGGCGTGCCGAAGGACCTGGACGAAGCCGCGCGGCTGTCGGGCGCGTCGCGCTTCACCATCTTCTGGCGCATCGCCCTGCCCCTGGCCATGCCGGGGGTGGCGGTGTCGGCGATCTTCTCGTTCATCTTTTCCTGGAACGAGCTGCTCTACGCGCTGGTGCTGACGCGCAATACCGCCCGCACCGCGCCGGTAACCGCCACCAGTTTCATGAGCGGCTACGACTTGCCCTGGGGCGAGATCATGGCCACCGGCACACTGATCGTGTTCCCGGTGATTATTTTCGCGTTGATGGTATCCAGGCATCTGGTACAAGGGCTGACCATGGGCGCCGTGAAATAG
- a CDS encoding ABC transporter substrate-binding protein has protein sequence MKKLVWNALALSIALGSGAAQAWTLEEAAAPYKGTEIKAIFLDRPGYAAAIKLLPEFEKKTGIKVSYETVPYENSREREVLSFTSGEQLDVVLTDVVWIGEFAGNGWLEPVTTFTQDAKLADPDLKLEGFFPILLESFGSWDKQTYGLPFDNYSGLLFYNKCMLKDAGFDKPPATWDELLKDYAPKLTDKTKDRYAYALQSRRGETQSADSFMRFLWPFGGSLLDDQFKSNLNSKASQQGLQFRQDLMKYMPPGIVDYDHNEAVNALAQGKVAMITEWSAFYGTLADPTKSKITDCLAVATEPKGPAGLKPALGGFSLGVNAKSDDKQKAAAWLFIQWVTSEAMARPYLDAGGVSGRMSVYKDADVQKKYPFVQPMVTSWEGGVPDYRPRFPQWPEISEVVGENGTAIMLGKTSVEDGAKAIGSRMEEILKKAGYYDGKVKLLK, from the coding sequence ATGAAGAAGCTGGTTTGGAATGCCCTCGCCCTGTCGATTGCGCTGGGTTCCGGCGCCGCACAGGCCTGGACACTGGAAGAGGCCGCCGCGCCATACAAGGGCACCGAAATCAAGGCGATTTTCCTCGACCGCCCCGGTTATGCCGCCGCCATCAAACTGCTGCCCGAGTTCGAAAAGAAAACCGGCATCAAGGTCAGCTACGAAACCGTCCCCTACGAGAATAGCCGCGAACGCGAGGTGCTGAGTTTCACCTCCGGCGAGCAGCTCGACGTTGTGCTGACGGACGTGGTGTGGATCGGCGAGTTCGCGGGCAACGGCTGGCTTGAACCGGTCACCACGTTCACCCAGGACGCCAAGCTCGCCGACCCGGACCTCAAGCTGGAGGGTTTCTTCCCGATCCTGCTGGAGTCCTTCGGCAGTTGGGACAAACAGACCTACGGCCTGCCCTTCGATAACTACTCCGGCCTGCTGTTCTACAACAAGTGCATGCTCAAGGACGCCGGCTTCGACAAACCGCCGGCCACGTGGGACGAGCTGCTCAAGGACTACGCGCCCAAGCTCACCGACAAGACCAAAGACCGCTACGCCTACGCCCTGCAATCGCGGCGCGGTGAAACCCAATCGGCGGACAGCTTCATGCGCTTCCTCTGGCCGTTCGGTGGCTCACTGCTGGACGATCAATTCAAATCCAATCTCAATTCCAAGGCGTCCCAACAAGGCCTGCAATTTCGTCAGGACCTGATGAAATACATGCCGCCGGGTATCGTCGATTACGACCACAACGAAGCGGTCAACGCCCTTGCCCAGGGCAAAGTGGCGATGATCACCGAATGGTCGGCGTTCTACGGCACCCTGGCTGACCCGACAAAATCCAAGATCACCGATTGCCTGGCCGTGGCCACCGAGCCAAAAGGCCCGGCCGGTCTGAAGCCGGCGCTTGGCGGGTTCTCGCTGGGCGTCAACGCCAAGTCCGACGATAAGCAGAAGGCGGCAGCGTGGCTGTTTATTCAGTGGGTCACCTCCGAAGCCATGGCCCGGCCGTACCTGGACGCCGGTGGCGTGAGCGGCCGGATGTCGGTGTACAAGGACGCCGACGTGCAGAAGAAATACCCATTCGTGCAGCCGATGGTGACCTCGTGGGAAGGCGGCGTGCCTGACTACCGCCCGCGCTTCCCGCAATGGCCGGAAATTTCCGAAGTGGTCGGCGAAAACGGCACGGCGATCATGCTCGGCAAAACCAGCGTGGAAGACGGTGCCAAGGCGATAGGCAGCAGGATGGAGGAGATCCTGAAGAAGGCCGGGTATTACGACGGCAAGGTCAAATTGCTGAAGTGA
- a CDS encoding carbohydrate ABC transporter permease: MTNKKKPPFPTLWNNTRAAFAFLAPATVALALIGIFPTVFALVNSFRQYNLARPKDATPFIGFDNYLNVLNDASFWTALGRTGLFLITVVPIQLALGLIIALMLHKPGLSGFKLLARMSLVIPLATAPAVAGLIGRLIFNRDFGVANALLSVVNAGPVEWLGDTTNAFIAVALMDIWQWTPFCALVLLAGLTMVPNEIEEAARLETRSRWQIVRYVQLPFLLPSATVILILRTADILKMFDTVFTMTRGGPGAATELVSVYIQRIGFRVFDQGVASAQAILMLILTIVLARLYIKFVYREI; encoded by the coding sequence ATGACCAACAAGAAAAAACCACCCTTCCCGACCCTGTGGAACAACACCCGCGCGGCCTTTGCCTTTCTCGCGCCGGCCACCGTTGCCCTGGCACTGATCGGCATCTTTCCGACGGTGTTTGCGCTGGTCAACTCGTTCCGCCAGTACAACCTCGCCCGGCCAAAAGACGCGACGCCGTTCATTGGCTTCGACAACTACCTCAACGTGCTCAACGACGCTTCGTTCTGGACGGCGCTGGGGCGAACCGGGCTGTTTCTCATCACCGTGGTGCCGATCCAGCTCGCTCTGGGCCTGATCATCGCTTTGATGCTGCACAAGCCCGGCCTTTCCGGATTCAAACTGCTGGCGCGCATGAGCCTGGTCATCCCGCTGGCGACCGCGCCCGCCGTGGCCGGGCTGATTGGCCGGCTGATCTTCAACCGCGATTTCGGCGTCGCCAACGCGCTGCTCTCAGTGGTCAATGCCGGACCGGTCGAATGGCTGGGCGACACCACCAATGCCTTCATTGCCGTGGCACTGATGGACATCTGGCAATGGACGCCCTTCTGCGCGCTGGTGCTGCTGGCGGGGCTGACCATGGTCCCCAATGAAATCGAAGAGGCCGCGCGCCTGGAAACCCGAAGTCGCTGGCAGATCGTGCGCTACGTGCAGCTGCCGTTCCTGCTGCCCAGCGCGACGGTGATTCTGATTCTGCGCACCGCTGACATCCTCAAGATGTTCGACACGGTGTTCACCATGACCCGCGGCGGGCCGGGCGCGGCGACCGAACTGGTCAGCGTGTACATCCAGCGCATCGGCTTTCGGGTGTTTGATCAGGGCGTCGCCTCGGCGCAGGCGATTCTCATGCTGATCCTGACCATCGTGCTGGCCCGGCTGTACATCAAATTCGTTTATCGGGAGATCTGA